In Panthera leo isolate Ple1 chromosome F3, P.leo_Ple1_pat1.1, whole genome shotgun sequence, one genomic interval encodes:
- the RUSC1 gene encoding RUN and SH3 domain-containing protein 1 isoform X1: MLSPQRALLCNLNHIHLQHVSLGLHLSRRPELREGPLSTSPPPGDTGGKESRGPCSGALVDANSNSPAVPCRCCQEHGPGLENRQDPAQEEEGAASPSDPGCSSSLSSCSDLSPDETPVSVYSRGLPGDEHVRPRPSITPLEQGSPLASAGPGACSPDSFCCSPDSCSGASSPPGPGLDSNCNALTACLEPPSPGLEEDDEGGEQDLPASELPEADDDDGKTDAGKTEPSWKINPIWKIDTEKAEAGWRIAENNNSSCKISGHSNSSWKTEPGQLDSGRKTASGVADPGWKADAGRAEAGCRRDVSEEPAARRTVTSFHELAQKRKRGPGLPLAPQVKKDRSDWLIVFSPDSELPPSGSLGGSPAPPREVTTFKELRSRSRAPPPPLPPRDPPAGWALVPSRPPPPPVPPRRRKNRPGLQPIAERPPEEGRPGSPAAGEQAPAAREPEEPGAQAGRAARSSWSFAGAPGAQRRWMAETQGGAGQLQEQKKGLLIAVSASVDKIISHFGAARNLVQKAQLGDSRLSPDVGHLVLTTLCPALHALVADGLKPFRKDLITGQRRSSPWSVVEASVKPGSGTRSLGTLYSQVSRLAPLSSSRSRFHAFILGLLNTKQLELWFSSLQEDAGLLSLLYLPTGFFSLARGGCPALTTELLLLLQPLSVLTFHLDLLFEHHHHLPLGPPPAAPAPGSPPALQHTVRAVLHWGGRLAQSLRGASGETPPGPSAPASPPAPGGWWEQLTQASRVYASGSGEGFPLPRWRSWRPSGTAEGAQDGPLPAEEAAPGRGVWLGRLFGVPGGVTEADGGALKSRRPSSWLPPTVSVLALVRRAPPPETLSSPEEPEAAAPSASQTHRAVRALCDHTAAGPGQLSFRRGEVLRVLGTVDEDWLRCGRDGAEGLVPVGYTSLVL, encoded by the exons ATGCTGTCCCCTCAGAGGGCTTTACTTTGCAACCTCAACCACATCCACCTCCAGCATGTCTCTCTCGGCCTGCACCTGTCCCGCCGTCCTGAGCTACGGGAGGGGCCCTTGAGCacgtcccctcccccaggggacaCCGGGGGCAAGGAGAGCCGGGGCCCCTGCAGCGGGGCCCTGGTGGATGCCAATTCCAACAGCCCAGCCGTGCCCTGCCGCTGCTGCCAGGAGCACGGGCCAGGCTTGGAAAACCGGCAGGACCCGgcccaggaggaagagggggctGCCTCCCCCTCGGACCCGGGCTGCTCCTCCTCGCTCAGCTCCTGCTCAGATCTTAGCCCTGACGAGACCCCCGTCTCCGTGTACTCGCGGGGCCTCCCTGGCGACGAGCATGTCCGCCCTCGGCCCAGCATCACCCCCCTGGAGCAGGGCTCCCCACTGGCTTCCGCAGGCCCTGGCGCCTGCTCCCCGGACAGCTTCTGCTGCTCGCCCGATTCCTGCTCCGGAGCGTCCTCCCCTCCGGGCCCTGGCCTGGACTCCAACTGCAACGCCCTGACCGCCTGCCTggagcccccctccccggggctggAGGAAGACGACGAGGGTGGGGAGCAGGACCTCCCTGCCTCCGAGCTCCCAGAGGCGGATGATGATGATGGGAAAACCGACGCTGGGAAGACGGAACCCAGCTGGAAAATCAACCCTATCTGGAAAATTGACACGGAGAAAGCGGAAGCCGGCTGGAGAATCGCGGAGAACAATAACTCTAGCTGCAAAATCAGTGGGCATAGTAACTCCAGCTGGAAAACGGAACCCGGACAACTCGACTCCGGGCGCAAAACCGCCTCGGGGGTAGCCGACCCCGGCTGGAAAGCAGACGCGGGGAGAGCCGAGGCGGGGTGCAGGCGTGACGTCAGCGAGGAGCCGGCGGCTCGCCGGACCGTCACGTCTTTCCACGAGCTGGCCCAGAAGCGCAAGCGGGGCCCGGGGCTGCCCCTCGCGCCGCAGGTCAAGAAGGACCGCAGCGACTGGCTCATAGTCTTCTCGCCCGACAGCGAGCTGCCCCCCAGCGGCTCCCTGGGCGGCTCCCCGGCGCCGCCGCGGGAGGTCACCACCTTCAAGGAGCTGCGGTCCCGgagccgcgccccgcccccgccgctgcCGCCCCGCGACCCCCCGGCTGGCTGGGCCCTAGTGCCgtcccggcccccgcccccgcccgtcCCGCCGCGGAGGAGGAAGAACCGGCCCGGGCTGCAGCCCATCGCCGAGCGGCCGCCCGAGGAGGGCAGGCCGGGCAGCCCCGCGGCTGGAGAGCAGGCCCCGGCCGCCCGGGAGCCCGAGGAGCCGGGCGCGCAGGCCGGCCGTGCGG CCCGGAGCTCCTGGTCGTTCGCCGGCGCCCCCGGGGCCCAGCGACGGTGGATGGCAGAAACCCAGGGTGGGGCCGGCCAGCTGCAGGAGCAGAAGAAAG GGCTCCTGATAGCCGTCAGCGCCTCGGTGGATAAGATCATCTCGCATTTTGGGGCCGCCCGGAACTTGGTTCAGAAG GCGCAGCTGGGGGACAGCCGGCTGAGCCCAGACGTGGGGCACCTGGTGCTGACCACCCTCTGCCCGGCCCTCCACGCCCTGGTGGCCGACGGGCTGAAGCCTTTCCGGAAGGACCTCATCACCGGGCAGCGCCGGAGCAGCCCCTGGAGCGTGGTGGAGGCGTCGGTGAAGCCAG GCTCCGGCACCCGCTCGCTGGGGACCCTGTACAGCCAGGTCAGCCGTCTGGCCCCGCTGAGCAGCAGCCGCAGCCGCTTCCACGCCTTCATCCTGGGCCTCCTCAA CACGAAGCAGTTGGAGCTGTGGttttccagcctccaggaagACGCAG GCCTGCTGTCCCTCCTGTATCTGCCCACCGGCTTCTTCTCCTTGGCCCGCGGCGGCTGCCCCGCGCTGACCACCgagctgctcctgctgctgcagCCGCTGTCCGTGCTCACTTTCCACCTGGACCTGCTCTTCgaacaccaccaccacctgccccTGGGCCCGcctcccgccgcccccgccccgggctcgCCTCCGGCCCTGCAGCACACCGTGCGGGCTGTGCTGCACTGGGGGGGGCGGCTGGCCCAGAGCCTTCGGGGGGCTTCCGGGGAGACGCCTCCAGGCCCTTCAGCTCCCGCGAGCCCCCCCGCACCCGGCGGCTGGTGGGAGCAGCTGACCCAGGCCTCCCGGGTCTACGCGTCCGGGAGCGGCGAGGGCTTCCCTCTCCCCCGGTGGAGGTCCTGGCGTCCCTCCGGCACCGCCGAAGGCGCCCAGGACGGGCCCCTGCCCGCGGAGGAAGCGGCACCAGGCAGAGGCGTGTGGCTGGGGAGACTGTTTGGGGTGCCGGGGGGCGTCACAGAAGCCGACGGTGGAGCCTTGAAGTCCAG GAGACCGTCCAGCTGGCTGCCGCCGACAGTGAGCGTGTTGGCTCTGGTGAGGCGGGCGCCACCTCCCGAGACTCTGTCTTCCCCCGAGGAGCCTGAGGCC